A single window of Vigna unguiculata cultivar IT97K-499-35 chromosome 1, ASM411807v1, whole genome shotgun sequence DNA harbors:
- the LOC114170487 gene encoding E3 ubiquitin-protein ligase RGLG4-like: MGNLFGKSKKHSSHSSSHDKGRGGRIFTNVTTRGLPPNFPSQISSSLPPPPILYPSLEPPSSTAPPPPPPVRSQSISKKPSFVRVDSKQSSSVMDKKQSAAKKYALIRDNFSTLEQVTTALRKEGLESSNLILGIDFTKSNEWTGRISFNKRSLHAIGTTPNPYEKAISIIGKTLAPFDDDNLIPCFGFGDATTHDQEVFSFHTDHSPCHGFEEVLACYQKIVPNLKLSGPTSYAPVIEAAIDIVEKSRGQFHVLVIVADGQVTRSVNTGDGELSPQEEKTIKAIVDASAYPLAIILVGVGDGPWEDMRKFDDRIPARDYDNFQFVNFTEIMSRNISPSEKEAAFALAALMEIPFQYKATMEFGILGRVTGRAKRIVPKAPPLPYSRPAPSLARLPTNAPPSSIDDHNQSVCPVCLTNPRDLAFGCGHMTCRDCGYKLTNCPMCRERITTRLRVYSG, translated from the exons ATGGGCAACCTCTTTGGAAAAAGTAAAAAGCATAGCAGTCATAGTTCAAGCCATGATAAAGGAAGAGGTGGAAGAATCTTCACTAACGTGACCACAAGAGGTTTACCACCCAATTTTCCATCGCAAATATCTTCTTCGTTGCCACCACCACCAATATTATATCCATCTCTCGAACCACCTTCTTCGAcggcaccaccaccaccaccaccggtGCGATCACAATCCATTTCTAAGAAACCAAGTTTTGTGAGAGTTGACTCTAAACAAAGCTCTTCAGTCATGGACAAGAAGCAATCTGCAGCAAAAAAGTATGCTCTTATCCGTGACAACTTCTCTACCCTTGAACAG GTGACAACAGCCTTGAGGAAAGAAGGATTAGAATCCTCAAATCTCATCCTTGGAATTGATTTTACAAAGAGTAATGAATGGACTG GCAGAATCTCATTCAATAAAAGAAGCCTGCATGCTATTGGAACTACACCTAATCCTTATGAGAAGGCCATCTCTATTATTGGCAAGACTTTGGCTCCCTTTGATGATGACAACTTGATTCCATGCTTTGGCTTTGGTGATG CTACCACCCATGATCAAGAAGTGTTTAGCTTTCACACTGATCATTCACCTTGCCATGGCTTTGAGGAAGTCTTGGCTTGCTACCAGAAAATAGTTCCCAACTTGAAACTTTCAG GACCAACTTCTTATGCTCCTGTGATTGAAGCTGCCATAGACATAGTTGAGAAAAGTCGTGGCCAATTCCATGTGTTGGTTATAGTTGCTGATGGCCAG GTTACAAGAAGTGTTAACACTGGAGATGGAGAACTAAGTCCTCAGGAAGAGAAGACAATTAAAGCAATTGTTGATGCAAG TGCATATCCTCTTGCAATAATTCTTGTTGGAGTTGGTGATGGGCCTTGGGAAGACATGAGAAAGTTTGATGACAGGATACCTGCACGCGATTATGACAATTTCCAG TTTGTTAATTTCACTGAAATAATGTCGAGAAACATAAGCCCCTCGGAGAAAGAAGCAGCTTTTGCTCTGGCTGCTCTCATGGAGATTCCCTTCCAATATAAAGCAACCATGGAATTTGGAATACTCGG ACGTGTGACAGGAAGAGCAAAGAGAATAGTTCCAAAAGCTCCTCCTCTACCCTATTCAAGACCTGCACCCTCACTAGCTCGTCTTCCAACCAATGCACCACCTTCCTCCATTGATGACCACAACCAATCG GTTTGCCCTGTTTGTTTGACCAATCCAAGAGACTTGGCCTTTGGGTGTGGCCACATG acttgCAGGGATTGTGGATACAAGTTAACGAATTGTCCCATGTGTCGAGAGAGGATCACTACTCGTCTCAGGGTGTACAGTGGATga
- the LOC114188190 gene encoding uncharacterized protein LOC114188190: MVATFVNTLQSPFYEHVLGNVSSNFTDIIIIGERIEIGLKSGKIAYGPFAAATSKKPGFHQGKKKEVEVHATSMMTVWESRAPTHNYRPHLNQPPYVANAVFVHQTQPQQQGFYQALNLYQPQHAPNNAWKTEPNSELLPHLLQKRLVANCPMKPMGVKFHDDKPSVEANPLSEHGNPLTNAIEDREHKLVKNMSEIRSSKWFIFETLLKLGLLKGEYNLGEKCEFHADAKHFVDECTKFEDVLQNLLDRNFVSPSTPTIQERQPITIQAPSSFPYKSEKDVPWKCGAYVLGEEQQTEGQPTNGEPVVENISGIVGMTRSGRIFMPPILIKDGTGENHATSEGLRNDGEKEISDEEAGEFLKFIQQSEYKVVEQLNRMPARISLLELLMHSTSHRKLLMKILSGAHVEQNISLDSFEGIVSNITANNYLTFTDEEIPAEGRGHNKTLHVSVKCLDHVVAQVLIDNGPSLNVMPKATLGKATV, from the exons ATGGTGGCAACGTTTGTAAACACATTACAATCACCATTTTATGAGCACGTGTTGGGGAATGTGTCTTCCAATTTCACTGATATCATTATAATAGGTGAAAGGATAGAAATCGGGTTAAAGAGTGGAAAAATTGCATATGGCCCATTCGCGGCTGCAACTTCTAAGAAACCCGGTTTCCATCAAGGAAAGAAGAAGGAAGTGGAGGTGCATGCAACCTCAATGATGACAGTGTGGGAAAGTCGGGCTCCTACTCATAATTATCGACCACACCTGAACCAACCTCCTTATGTGGCCAATGCAGTGTTTGTTCATCAAACACAACCTCAGCAACAAGGGTTTTATCAAGCGTTAAATCTTTATCAACCACAACATGCCCCAAATAATGCTTGGAAAACCGAACCTAACTCAG AATTGTTACCTCATCTTCTCCAAAAGCGCTTGGTAGCAAATTGTCCGATGAAACCTAT GGGGGTAAAGTTTCACGACGACAAACCTAGTGTCGAAGCGAATCCTCTTTCTGAACATGGGAATCCTTTGACAAATGCCATTGAGGATAGGGAACACAAGCTAGTAAAGAATATGAGTGAAATTCGGAGCTCCAAGTGGTTTATTTTTGAGACATTGCTGAAATTGGGTCTGTTAAAAGGGGAATATAACTTGGGTGAGAAATGTGAATTCCATGCAGATGCTAAACATTTTGTCGATGAGTGCACCAAGTTCGAAGATGTCTTACAAAATCTGCTTGACAGAAACTTTGT ATCCCCCTCTACACCAACAATTCAAGAACGACAACCTATTACTATCCAAGCACCCTCCTCTTTTCCTTACAAGAGTGAGAAAGATGTCCCGTGGAAATGTGGTGCATATGTGTTGGGTGAGGAACAACAGACAGAAGGTCAACCTACCAATGGTGAGCCAGTGGTTGAAAACATATCAGGCATCGTTGGAATGACTAGGAGTGGTCGAATATTTATGCCTCCGATCTTGATAAAAGATGGAACTG GGGAAAACCATGCAACTAGTGAGGGTCTAAGAAACGATGGTGAGAAAGAAATATCCGATGAGGAGGCTGGTGAGTTCTTGAAGTTCATACAACAAAGCGAATATAAAGTGGTCGAACAGCTGAATCGTATGCCTGCTCGAATCTCACTTTTGGAATTACTCATGCATTCAACCTCCCACagaaaattattgatgaaaatacTCAGTGGAGCGCATGTGGAACAAAATATTTCTCTGGACAGTTTTGAGGGAATTGTTAGCAACATCACTGCTAACAATTACCTCACTTTTACCGACGAGGAGATACCTGCTGAAGGGAGAGGACACAACAAGACCCTTCATGTCTCTGTAAAATGCCTAGATCATGTTGTAGCGCAAGTATTAATCGATAATGGTCCTTCTTTGAATGTAATGCCGAAGGCAACATTGGGAAAAGCTACCGTGTGA